A region from the Alosa alosa isolate M-15738 ecotype Scorff River chromosome 7, AALO_Geno_1.1, whole genome shotgun sequence genome encodes:
- the LOC125297787 gene encoding transcription activator BRG1 isoform X5, with amino-acid sequence MSTPDPPEAGTPRPGPSPGPGQSPGSTHSMMGRSPGPPTSSAHTIPPSGPPGFTQENMHQLHKPGEGPLEKNMTEDPRFGQMKGMSMRPGAHGGMGPPPSPMDQHSQGYPSHMSGSEHGSSPVSGSGPPSGPLLPSSSSSSSSGAGSAAMETPESQMPMGQPGRSVVSMAGPSGVSGGPDGPCGPTPFNQNQLHQLRAQIMAYKILARGQPLPDHLQMAVQGKQPMPGMQQQTMPSIPPCTGAPTGPGSMGAGFSRAHGMVGPNMPPPGPSGVANMQGQPPSGPPKNWPEGPMVNAATPSNASQKLIPPQPTGRPSPTPPSVPSAASPVMPPQTQMPGQPSQPTPMQVSLHQKQIRITPIQKPCGLDPVDILQEREYRLEARITHRIQELENLPGSLAGDLRTKATIELKALRLLNFQRQLRQEVVVCMRRDTALETALDARAYKRSKRQSLREARITEKLEKQQKIERERKRRQKHQEYLNSILQHAKDFKEYHRSITGKIQKLTKAVATYHANTEREQKKENERIEKERMRRLMAEDEEGYRKLIDQKKDKRLAYLLQQTDEYVANLTELVRAHKAVQALKGKKKKKKKKSKVENAEGQPGVGPDGEPLDETSQMSDLPVKVIHVDSGNILTGVEAPKAGQLETWLEMNPGYEVAPRSDSEDTGSDGEEEEDDEQPQSSAATADDKKKITDPDGEDVSEVDVRHIIEEAKQDVDDEYGSAAFARGLQSYYAVAHAVTEKVDKQSSLLVNGQLKHYQIQGLEWLVSLYNNNLNGILADEMGLGKTIQTIALITYLMECKRLNGPFLIIVPLSTLSNWVYEFDKWAPSVVKVSYKGSRTARRAFVPQLRSGKFNVLLTTYEYIIKDKQVLAKIRWKYMIVDEGHRMKNHHCKLTQVLNTHYLAPRRVLLTGTPLQNKLPELWALLNFLLPTIFKSCSTFEQWFNAPFAMTGEKVDLNEEETILIIRRLHKVLRPFLLRRLKKEVEAQLPEKVEYVVKCDMSALQRVLYRHMQAKGVLLTDGSEKDKKGRGGTKALMNTIVQLRKICNHPYMFQQIEESFSEHLGFSGGFVQGPDLYRASGKFELLDRILPKLRATNHKVLLFCQMTSLMNIMEDYFAYRHFKYLRLDGTTKAEDRGMLLKTFNDPASEYFVFLLSTRAGGLGLNLQSADTVVIFDSDWNPHQDLQAQDRAHRIGQQNEVRVLRLCTVNSVEEKILAAAKYKLNVDQKVIEAGMFDQKSSSHERRAFLQAILEHEEQDEVCRSFMYTRGVTEEDEVPDDETLNQMIARSEDEFDHFMRMDLDRRREEARNPKRKPRLMEEDELPSWILKDDAEVERLTNEEEEEKMFGRGSRQRREVDYSDTLSEKQWLKAIEGDTLDEAEEEVRHKKATRKRRRERDLDTPGPSTSGGGRGAGRDRGRDRERERERERDRDDEGKRQRRRGRPPSEKISPNPPTLTKKMKKIVDAIIKYKDSSNGRQLSEAFIQLPSRKELPEYYELIQKPMDFRKIKERIRSHRYRSLNDLERDVMLLCENAQTYNLEGSLIYEDSIVLQSVFTSLRQKIEKEEEREGEESEEEVEAEEGSESEVRSVKVKIKLGRKEKEKPAEREKSRRRGGRTRAKPVVSDDDTEEEQEEEPSAAASEED; translated from the exons ATGTCCACTCCAGATCCTCCAGAGGCAGGTACGCCCAGGCCAGGCCCTTCCCCTGGTCCTGGGCAGTCCCCCGGCTCCACCCACAGCATGATGGGCCGCAGCCCGGGACCGCCCACCTCGTCGGCCCACACCATCCCACCCTCGGGCCCACCGGGGTTCACCCAGGAGAACATGCACCAGCTCCACAAA CCTGGAGAGGGTCCGCTGGAGAAGAACATGACTGAGGATCCTCGCTTCGGTCAGATGAAGGGGATGTCCATGAGGCCTGGAGCCCACGGGGGAATGGGGCCTCCTCCAAGCCCCATGGACCAACACTCCCAAG gtTATCCATCTCACATGAGTGGCTCAGAGCACGGCTCTAGTCCAGTGTCTGGCAGTGGTCCTCCTTCAGgtcctctcctgccctcctcttcctcctcttcctcgtctgGGGCTGGTTCCGCCGCCATGGAAACACCCGAGTCCCAGATGCCTATGGGCCAGCCGGGCCGCTCCGTGGTGTCCATGGCCGGCCCCAGCGGCGTCAGTGGTGGCCCGGACGGCCCGTGCGGTCCCACGCCCTTCAACCAGAACCAGCTGCATCAGCTGCGGGCCCAGATCATGGCCTACAAGATCCTAGCCCGCGGGCAGCCCCTGCCTGACCACCTGCAGATGGCGGTGCAGGGAAAGCAGCCCATGCCTGGCATGCAGCAGCAGACCATGCCCAGCATCCCGCCCTGCACCGGGGCACCCACGGGCCCTGGGTCCATGGGCGCGGGGTTCAGCAGAGCTCACG GAATGGTTGGGCCCAACATGCCTCCGCCTGGTCCCTCTGGGGTAGCTAACATGCAGGGCCAGCCACCCAGTGGACCCCCCAAAAACTGGCCTGAAG GTCCCATGGTTAATGCTGCCACGCCCTCCAACGCCTCCCAGAAGCTGATCCCCCCTCAGCCCACGGGCAGACCCTCCCCCACGCCCCCCTCCGTGCCCTCGGCCGCCTCCCCGGTCATGCCCCCCCAGACCCAGATGCCCGGGCAGCCGTCCCAGCCCACGCCCATGCAGGTGTCCCTGCACCAGAAGCAGATCCGCATCACGCCCATACAGAAGCCCTGCGGCCTGGACCCGGTGGACAtcctgcaggagagagagtaCAG actggAGGCTCGCATCACACATCGGATCCAGGAGCTGGAGAACCTCCCCGGTTCCCTGGCTGGGGACCTGCGCACCAAAGCCACCATAGAGCTCAAAGCTCTGCGGCTCCTCAATTTCCAGAGACAG ctgaggcaggaggtggtggtgtgcaTGCGGCGTGACACGGCCCTGGAGACGGCGCTGGACGCGCGGGCCTACAAGCGCAGCAAGCGGCAGTCCCTGCGCGAGGCCCGCATCACGGAGAAGCTGGAGAAGCAGCAGAAGATCGAGAGGGAGCGCAAACGCCGTCAGAAACACCAG GAGTATTTGAACAGTATCCTCCAGCATGCTAAAGACTTCAAGGAGTACCACCGCTCCATCACGGGCAAGATCCAGAAGCTGACCAAGGCCGTGGCTACCTACCACGCCAACACGGAGCGCGAGCAGAAGAAGGAGAATGAGCGCatcgagaaagagagaatgaggagactgatg gctgaggatgaggagggcTACCGTAAGCTCATCGACCAGAAGAAGGACAAGCGCCTGGCCTACCTGCTCCAGCAGACGGATGAATACGTGGCCAACCTCACCGAGCTGGTCCGCGCCCACAAAGCCGTGCAGGCCCTCAAgggcaagaaaaagaaaaagaaaaagaagtcg AAGGTGGAGAATGCTGAGGGGCAGCCAGGAGTGGGGCCTGATGGAGAG CCACTGGATGAGACCAGTCAGATGAGCGACCTGCCAGTGAAGGTGATTCACGTGGACAGCGGAAATATCCTGACCGGCGTGGAGGCCCCCAAGGCTGGGCAGCTGGAAACCTGGCTGGAGATGAACCCAGG CTATGAAGTGGCACCCAGGTCAGACAGTGAGGACACTGGCTCTGATGGAGAGGAG GAGGAAGACGACGAGCAGCCTCAGTCCTCTGCGGCCACTGCGGACGATAAGAAGAAGATCACTGACCCTGACGGTGAAGATGTGTCTGAGGTGGACGTCCGACACATCATCGA GGAGGCTAAGCAGGATGTGGATGATGAGTATGGCAGTGCAGCCTTCGCGCGCGGCCTGCAGTCCTACTATGCCGTGGCCCATGCTGTCACAGAGAAGGTGGATAAGCAGTCCTCCCTGCTGGTCAACGGACAGCTCAAACACTACCAG ATCCAGGGCCTGGAGTGGCTGGTGTCCTTGTACAACAACAACCTGAACGGCATCCTGGCTGACGAGATGGGCCTGGGCAAGACCATCCAGACCATCGCCCTCATCACCTACCTCATGGAGTGCAAGCGCCTCAACGGCCCCTTCCTCATCATCGTGCCCCTCTC GACGCTCTCCAACTGGGTGTATGAGTTTGACAAATGGGCCCCATCTGTGGTGAAGGTCTCTTACAAG gGCTCCCGTACTGCACGGAGAGCATTTGTCCCTCAGCTGCGCAGTGGCAAGTTCAATGTGCTGTTAACCACCTATGAGTACATTATCAAAGACAAGCAAGTTCTGGCCAAG atCCGCTGGAAGTACATGATCGTGGACGAGGGCCACCGCATGAAGAACCACCACTGCAAGCTGACGCAGGTGCTAAACACGCACTACCTGGCGCCGCGTCGTGTCCTCCTGACCGGCACGCCGCTGCAGAACAAGCTGCCCGAGCTCTGGGCACTGCTCAACTTCCTGCTGCCCACCATCTTCAAGAGTTGCAGCACCTTCGAGCAGTGGTTCAACGCACCCTTCGCCATGACCGGAGAGAAG GTGGACCTGAACGAGGAGGAGACCATTCTCATCATCCGGCGTCTGCACAAGGTGCTCCGCCCCTTCCTGCTGAGAAGGCTGAAGAAGGAAGTGGAAGCTCAGCTTCCTGAGAAG GTGGAGTATGTGGTGAAGTGTGACATGTCAGCCCTGCAGAGGGTGCTGTACCGGCACATGCAGGCCAAAGGAGTCCTGCTCACCGACGGCTCTGAGAAAGACAAGAAG GGTAGAGGAGGCACCAAAGCTCTGATGAACACCATAGTGCAGCTCAGGAAGATCTGCAACCACCCCTACATGTTCCAGCAGATTGAG GAATCCTTCTCTGAGCATCTCGGCTTCTCTGGTGGCTTTGTTCAAGG CCCTGACCTGTATCGTGCTTCGGGTAAGTTTGAGCTGCTGGACCGCATTCTGCCCAAGCTGCGGGCCACCAACCACAAGGTGCTGCTCTTCTGCCAGATGACCTCCCTCATGAACATTATGGAGGACTACTTTGCCTATCGCCATTTCAAGTACCTGCGTCTGGATG GCACCACTAAGGCGGAGGATCGCGGCATGCTGCTGAAGACCTTCAACGATCCCGCCTCCGAGTACTTTGTGTTCCTGCTCAGCACCAGAGCCGGCGGCCTGGGCCTCAACCTGCAGTCGGCCGACACCGTGGTCATCTTCGACAGCGACTGGAACCCACACCAG GACCTGCAGGCCCAGGATCGCGCCCACCGCATCGGTCAGCAGAACGAGGTGCGCGTGCTGCGCCTCTGCACCGTCAACAGCGTGGAGGAGAAGATCCTGGCCGCTGCCAAGTACAAGCTCAACGTGGACCAGAAGGTCATCGAGGCAGGCATGTTTGACCAGAAGTCCTCCAGCCACGAGCGTCGGGCCTTCCTGCAGGCCATCCTGGAGCACGAGGAACAGGACGAGGTCTGCCGGTCATTTATGtacactaggggtgtaacg GAGGAAGATGAAGTCCCTGATGACGAGACGCTCAACCAGATGATCGCCAGGAGCGAAGACGAGTTTGACCACTTCATG aGGATGGATCTGGACCGGCGGCGTGAGGAGGCGCGGAACCCCAAGCGTAAGCCTCGCCTGATGGAGGAGGACGAGCTGCCCTCCTGGATCCTGAAGGACGACGCCGAGGTGGAGCGGCTCAccaacgaggaggaggaggagaagatgtTTGGCCGCGGCTCACGCCAGCGCAGGGAGGTGGACTACAGCGACACGCTCTCCGAGAAGCAGTGGCTGAAG GCCATAGAGGGCGACACGCTGGACGAGGCTGAGGAGGAGGTGCGGCACAAGAAGGCCACGCGCAAGAGGCGGCGGGAGCGCGACCTGGACACGCCGGGCCCGTCCACGTCTGGGGGCGGACGAGGCGCGGGGAGGGACCGGGGCAGGGACAGAGAGCGGGAGAGGGAACGGGAGAGGGACAGGGACGACGAAggcaagagacagaggaggcgAGGCCGGCCCCCCTCCGAGAAAATCTcgcccaacccccccaccctcaccaagaagatgaagaagatcGTCGACGCCATCATCAAGTACAAAGACAG CAGTAATGGCCGTCAGCTGAGTGAGGCGTTTATCCAGCTGCCCTCCCGTAAGGAGCTGCCAGAGTACTACGAGCTCATCCAGAAGCCCATGGACTTCAGAAAGatcaag GAGAGGATCCGCAGTCACAGGTACCGCAGTCTCAATGACCTGGAGAGAGACGTGATGCTGCTGTGTGAGAACGCCCAGACCTATAACCTGGAGGGCTCTCTG ATATATGAAGACTCCATAGTTCTGCAGTCTGTGTTCACCAGCTTGCGGCAGAAGattgagaaggaggaggagagggagggggaggagagtgaggaggaggtggaggccgAGGAAGGATCCGAGTCGGAGG tgcgcTCGGTGAAGGTAAAGATCAAGCTGGGCcgtaaagagaaggagaagcctgcagagagagagaagagtcgCAGGCGGGGCGGCCGCACCCGCGCCAAACCCGTAGTGAGTGACGACGACactgaggaggagcaggaggag gAGCCGTCTGCTGCTGCCAGTGAAGAGGACTGA